Below is a genomic region from Deltaproteobacteria bacterium.
GCGACATAAACGCGTATACCTCATTCGACAACACCGTCTACCACCTGACAGTCCCGAGCCGCCATTTCCCGACCGGGCTTGACGTCATAAGCGACGCTATACAGCGCTCTGCCCTGGACGAGGGGGAGCTCGCGAAGGAGCTCGAGGTCGTCCTCGAAGAGATACGGATGAACGAGGACAATCCCGGCAGGAGGCTCTTCAAGTCGGTCCTCGGCACCGCCTTCGAGGTCCACCCGTACGGGAGGCCGGTCATCGGCTCAATCGAGACCGTAAAAGGCCTTACGAGGAAGGACATGGTCGAGTTCTTCGGGAAATGGTACGTCCCGAAGAACATGGTGCTCGTCATAGTCGGCGACGTCGACCATGGCGAGGCGCTCAAGGAAGTGAAGGCCGCCTTCAAGGATATGAAGAAGAAGTCGCCGCCAAAGCGGAAGAGGCCGGCTGAACCCGCGCAGAAGGGGCTTCGGACTGACGTCTTCACAATGCAGGTCCAGGACGCACGGGTCGGCATGGCATTTCACATCCCGCCCGTAAAGGACGAGGACACCTATGCTATAGACGTCTTCCAGATGGTACTCTCCGGGGGCGAGACATCGAGGCTCTACAGGAAGCTCAAGATAGAAGACGAGCTCGTTCACAGCGTCTCAGGCTACGCCATGTCTCTTAGGGACCCTGGCATATTCTTCATCACATCCGTACTTGAGCCGGAGAAGGCCGAGAAGGCCGTCGGCGAAACCCTGGACATAGTCGAGAAGCTCACTTCCGAGGGGCCGGACCACCAGGAGCTCCAGAAGGCCAAGTTCAATCTCGAGAGCGACTTCGTCTACTCGCGCGAAACGATGGACGGGCTCGCAGGAAAGCTCGGCTACTTCGAGGCGACGCTCGGCGACCTCGATTACGAGAAGAAATACATTGAAGGCATAAGGAAGGTGTCGGCCGAGGACGTAAAGAGGGTTGCGCGGGAGTATTTCACGCCCGGCAACATGACGGTAACCGCCCTCCTTCCTGCCGCAAAGAAGGACGCGCTTACGAATGAAATGATCGCCGCCTCGGTGAGCGCCGCGGCTGAAAGGGCGAAAGCCGAGGCCGCGCGCGAAATAAGGAAAGAGGAGCGGACCACCCGCTTCGAGCTTGAGAACGGCATAACATTGATAATAAAGGAAGTCCACTCGAACCCGACGGTCGCCTTTTACGCGGCCTTCCCCGGCGGCCTGAGGTTCGAGGATGAGGCCAAAAACGGCATCGGGAACTTCACGGCCGGGATGCTTACCATGGGAACGGTAAAGAGGACCAGGGAAGAGCTATCGCGCGAGATGGAGGAGATGGCAGGAGGCGTGGGCGGCTTCTCTGGCTGGAACTCGACCGGAGCATCCGGCAAGTTCCTCTCGATCTTCTTCGACAAGGGTCTGGGAATGCTCGCGGACGTGCTCCTCAACCCGACGTTCCCGGAAAAAGAGATAGAGAAGCTAAGGGCAGACACCCTTGCCGCCATACAGAGGCAGGAGGACAACCTGCCCGGCTATACCTTCAAGCTCCTTTACCGCGAGCTCTTTTCCGCCCACCCCTACGGCCTGCCGGTCATAGGCACGAAAGAATCGGTAAGCTCGATTAAGAGGGATGACCTCGTAAGGCACCACATGGAGTTCTTCGCGCCAGGGCGC
It encodes:
- a CDS encoding insulinase family protein, with translation MVVKRIHALLLAFAVLFTMLAGAASAEPSKLYKHELDNGLTVIIEEEHSAPVVSIQMWVRVGSADEPDRLAGISHVFEHMLFKGTEKRKVGEIAGIIESVGGDINAYTSFDNTVYHLTVPSRHFPTGLDVISDAIQRSALDEGELAKELEVVLEEIRMNEDNPGRRLFKSVLGTAFEVHPYGRPVIGSIETVKGLTRKDMVEFFGKWYVPKNMVLVIVGDVDHGEALKEVKAAFKDMKKKSPPKRKRPAEPAQKGLRTDVFTMQVQDARVGMAFHIPPVKDEDTYAIDVFQMVLSGGETSRLYRKLKIEDELVHSVSGYAMSLRDPGIFFITSVLEPEKAEKAVGETLDIVEKLTSEGPDHQELQKAKFNLESDFVYSRETMDGLAGKLGYFEATLGDLDYEKKYIEGIRKVSAEDVKRVAREYFTPGNMTVTALLPAAKKDALTNEMIAASVSAAAERAKAEAAREIRKEERTTRFELENGITLIIKEVHSNPTVAFYAAFPGGLRFEDEAKNGIGNFTAGMLTMGTVKRTREELSREMEEMAGGVGGFSGWNSTGASGKFLSIFFDKGLGMLADVLLNPTFPEKEIEKLRADTLAAIQRQEDNLPGYTFKLLYRELFSAHPYGLPVIGTKESVSSIKRDDLVRHHMEFFAPGRMVLTIVGDVDTGQAHEKVKALFGGFRNDAPPLPAPPEEPARKSIESTGAVKEKEQAHVGIGFLGTTITGEDSYPLRVMTEVLSGQGGRLFVELRDRKSLAYSVSAFSREGVDRGIIGAYIATAPDKKDEALKGILAEFERIKTEPVTNEELNRAKRSIIGSYEIGLQSVSNQASDMANNELYGLGYDFHKEFPGKIEAVTAEDVMRVAKKYLDLDSYAISVVGPEAAVKD